Proteins co-encoded in one Quercus robur chromosome 8, dhQueRobu3.1, whole genome shotgun sequence genomic window:
- the LOC126697272 gene encoding patatin-like protein 6: MDSNQSEMQEPSIDTDKLSYEIFSILETKFLFGYDDQKLWIPKQIAPAAESKPETQPQAQPQPTMVDNGVSAIKNQRGKICILSIDGGGMRGILSGKALAYLEHALKLKSGNPDARIADYFDVAAGSGVGGIFTAMLFATKDQNRPIFKAEDTWRFLAEQGKRFYRPSSGSSSSTGGGFFRRLIRGGSASSTGSATAGLEKAVKEAFADQNRSLTLKDTLKPVLIPCYDLSSTAPFLFSRADALETDSFDFRLWEVCRATSAELGVFEPVQMRSVDGQTKCVAVDGALAMSNPAGAAITHVLHNKQEFPFVRGVEDLLVLSIGTGQLVETNYDYDQIKNWRAKEWARPMARICGDGSADLVDQSVAMAFGQCRSTSYVRIQANGLSEGRCGLNVDTDPSPSNVKMLIGLAEEMLKQKNVESVLFGGKRLGEQSNFEKLDWFAGELVLEHERRSCRIAPTVAFKQATPKPI, translated from the exons atGGATTCGAATCAATCGGAAATGCAAGAACCGAGCATCGACACCGACAAGCTGAGCTACGAAATCTTCTCTATTCTAGAGACGAAGTTTCTGTTCGGCTACGACGACCAGAAGCTTTGGATCCCCAAGCAGATCGCTCCCGCAGCCGAGTCCAAGCCGGAAACTCAGCCTCAAGCTCAACCGCAACCGACGATGGTCGATAATGGCGTTTCGGCGATCAAGAACCAGAGAGGCAAAATCTGCATTCTGAGCATCGACGGAGGAGGTATGCGAGGTATTCTCTCAGGTAAAGCCTTGGCCTATTTGGAACACGCGCTCAAGTTGAAATCCGGCAATCCAGACGCCAGAATCGCCGATTACTTCGACGTCGCCGCCGGCTCCGGCGTCGGTGGCATATTCACCGCGATGCTCTTCGCTACAAAAGACCAGAACCGTCCGATTTTCAAGGCGGAGGACACGTGGCGCTTCCTCGCTGAACAAGGCAAGCGATTTTACCGCCCTTCCTCTGGCTCTAGTTCTAGTACCGGCGGCGGTTTTTTCCGTCGGCTAATTAGAGGCGGCTCGGCTAGTTCTACCGGTTCAGCTACAGCCGGTTTAGAAAAGGCGGTGAAGGAAGCTTTCGCAGACCAGAACCGGAGTTTAACGCTGAAAGACACGTTGAAACCGGTTTTAATCCCTTGCTACGACTTGTCCAGTACGGCGCCGTTTCTGTTTTCCAGAGCCGACGCGCTCGAGACAGACAGCTTCGACTTCAGGCTCTGGGAGGTGTGTCGTGCCACGTCAGCAGAACTGGGGGTGTTCGAACCGGTCCAAATGCGGTCCGTCGACGGTCAAACCAAGTGCGTGGCGGTCGATGGCGCCTTAGCTATGAGCAACCCGGCCGGTGCGGCGATTACGCACGTGCTACATAACAAACAAGAGTTCCCATTCGTGCGAGGCGTGGAGGACCTTTTGGTTCTCTCTATTGGAACGGGTCAGTTGGTGGAGACTAACTATGATTATGATCAGATCAAGAATTGGAGGGCCAAGGAGTGGGCTCGACCCATGGCTCGGATCTGTGGGGACGGCTCGGCCGACTTGGTGGACCAGTCCGTAGCCATGGCCTTTGGTCAGTGTCGAAGTACTAGTTACGTGCGCATTCag GCAAATGGGCTAAGCGAGGGACGATGTGGGCTTAATGTGGATACAGACCCAAGTCCCAGCAATGTAAAGATGCTCATAGGACTAGCAGAGGAGATGCTAAAGCAGAAGAATGTTGAATCAGTGCTCTTTGGAGGCAAGAGGCTTGGAGAGCAAAGTAATTTCGAGAAGCTTGACTGGTTTGCTGGAGAACTAGTGTTGGAGCATGAGAGGAGGAGTTGCAGAATAGCTCCCACTGTAGCTTTCAAACAAGCTACACCAAAACCCATCTAG